The following proteins are encoded in a genomic region of Sphingopyxis sp. YF1:
- a CDS encoding GNAT family N-acetyltransferase, protein MGDIVRAFAADRAAIAETLAQAFQTDPALSWILPDADHRARALRGLFRTLVPADMRAGVALRSEEDASAALWRAPARAHSGTFEFLRTVIPLVATFGSALPRGLKVQAGIDAHRPKGRFWYLHYVGVRPDHQGKGHGGRIIRAQTAVADADALPCWLETATLENVPLYERLGFVTQVEWDVPGGGPHFWGMMRPHRTS, encoded by the coding sequence ATGGGCGATATCGTGCGGGCGTTCGCGGCCGACCGGGCGGCGATCGCCGAAACGCTGGCGCAGGCGTTCCAGACCGATCCGGCGCTGTCGTGGATATTGCCCGACGCCGATCACCGCGCCCGCGCGCTGCGCGGCCTGTTTCGAACCCTCGTGCCTGCCGATATGCGCGCGGGCGTGGCGCTGCGATCGGAGGAGGATGCCTCCGCCGCGCTGTGGCGCGCACCGGCTCGCGCACACAGCGGGACGTTCGAATTCCTGCGCACGGTGATCCCGCTCGTCGCGACTTTTGGTTCCGCCTTGCCGCGCGGGCTGAAGGTGCAGGCCGGGATCGACGCACATCGGCCGAAAGGGCGCTTCTGGTATCTTCACTATGTCGGGGTGCGCCCCGATCATCAGGGCAAGGGACATGGTGGACGGATCATCCGCGCGCAGACCGCGGTCGCCGACGCCGACGCGCTCCCCTGCTGGCTCGAAACCGCGACGCTCGAAAATGTCCCTCTTTACGAGCGGCTGGGGTTCGTCACGCAGGTCGAATGGGACGTGCCGGGCGGCGGCCCGCATTTCTGGGGAATGATGCGCCCGCATCGGACGAGCTAG
- the plsY gene encoding glycerol-3-phosphate 1-O-acyltransferase PlsY, protein MTVYLLIAAAYLLGSIPFGVLLTRAFGAGDLRQIGSGNIGATNVLRTGRKGLAAATLILDGAKGAVAVLLARHFLPGLGDDGAMIAGAAAMIGHCYPVWLQFKGGKGVATLLGLSLALAWPIGLVFAIVWLGAVLLLRISSLGGMLGAVAAPVAALALGHPTYAIGLAGLAVIVLWRHRENIARLRAGTEPRVGAGKSAE, encoded by the coding sequence ATGACCGTCTATCTGTTGATCGCCGCCGCTTATCTGCTCGGCTCGATCCCCTTCGGGGTCCTGCTGACGCGCGCCTTCGGTGCGGGCGACCTCAGGCAGATCGGGTCGGGGAATATCGGCGCCACCAACGTGCTGCGCACCGGGCGCAAGGGCCTCGCGGCGGCGACCCTGATCCTCGACGGGGCGAAGGGTGCCGTCGCGGTGCTGCTCGCGCGGCATTTCCTGCCCGGGCTGGGCGACGACGGCGCGATGATCGCGGGCGCCGCGGCGATGATCGGCCATTGCTACCCCGTCTGGCTGCAATTCAAAGGCGGCAAGGGCGTTGCGACGCTGCTCGGCCTGTCGCTCGCGCTCGCCTGGCCGATCGGGCTGGTTTTCGCGATCGTCTGGCTCGGCGCCGTGCTGCTGCTGCGCATCTCGTCGCTCGGCGGCATGCTGGGTGCGGTCGCGGCGCCGGTCGCGGCGCTCGCCCTGGGCCATCCGACCTATGCGATCGGGCTCGCCGGGCTGGCGGTGATCGTGCTGTGGCGTCACCGCGAGAATATCGCGCGGCTGCGCGCGGGAACCGAGCCGCGTGTCGGCGCCGGGAAAAGCGCCGAATGA
- the murI gene encoding glutamate racemase, translated as MHAPAADAPILFFDSGLGGLTVLGPTRALLPTAPIVYAADYAGLPYGQKSEAELAARVPALLGRLVERYQPRLAVIACNTASTIALSHIRAALDLPIVGTVPAIKPAAEITRSGVIGVLGTEATVRQPYVDDLGARFAAGKTVLRHGSPGLVTGAEAKLRGEKIDPAVIARAVAGLRDQPGGDAVDVVVLACTHFPLLADELQAEVGPDIRLIDGAAGIARRIAHLTEGQSWPAVAAPGIAVFTRSNDRPPPPPGVLAPYGIGRIETI; from the coding sequence ATGCACGCTCCCGCCGCCGACGCCCCGATCCTCTTCTTCGACTCCGGCCTCGGCGGGCTCACCGTGCTCGGCCCGACGCGCGCGCTGCTGCCGACCGCGCCGATCGTCTACGCCGCGGATTATGCCGGCCTGCCCTATGGCCAGAAGAGCGAGGCCGAGCTGGCGGCGCGCGTGCCCGCGCTGCTCGGGCGGCTCGTCGAGCGTTATCAGCCGCGCCTCGCGGTGATCGCGTGCAACACCGCCTCGACGATCGCGCTCTCGCACATCCGCGCCGCGCTCGACCTGCCGATCGTCGGCACCGTTCCCGCGATCAAGCCCGCCGCCGAAATCACCCGGAGCGGCGTCATCGGCGTGCTCGGCACCGAAGCGACGGTCCGCCAGCCCTATGTCGACGACCTCGGCGCGCGCTTCGCGGCGGGCAAGACGGTGCTGCGGCACGGCAGTCCCGGCCTCGTCACCGGCGCCGAGGCGAAGCTGCGCGGCGAAAAGATCGACCCGGCGGTCATCGCACGCGCGGTCGCGGGACTTCGCGACCAGCCCGGCGGCGACGCGGTGGACGTCGTCGTCCTCGCCTGTACCCACTTTCCGCTGCTTGCCGACGAACTGCAGGCCGAAGTCGGCCCCGATATCCGGCTGATCGACGGCGCGGCGGGGATCGCGCGGCGCATCGCGCATCTTACCGAGGGCCAGTCCTGGCCCGCGGTGGCGGCGCCGGGCATCGCGGTCTTCACGCGCAGCAACGATCGCCCGCCGCCGCCGCCTGGCGTACTCGCGCCCTATGGCATCGGCCGGATCGAAACGATCTGA
- a CDS encoding pyridoxal-phosphate dependent enzyme, which produces MTQQSPEPLTDPALDPARAPSLAGVERAAAKVAALLPPTPLLPLDIDGVTVWCKAECLQPVGAFKIRGAWHRLSDLTAEQAAAGVVGVSSGNHAQGVAWAAKRLGIRATIVMPGNAPAMKLAATRALGAEVVLYDRVTESRDAVAAKLLAERGGTLVHAYGDPWIIEGQGTAGLEAEGQLRARGFAGFDKVVACCGGGGLTAGLALALPDAEIVAVEPEGWDDVTRSLAAGEIMSVEDMAHPTECDALQTPETWPINFAVLQARGVRGAVVTREEVRHAMRVAFEKLHLVVEPGGAAALAALLAGKVAPGAATLVTLSGGNVDPQKYAEILAGY; this is translated from the coding sequence ATGACACAGCAAAGCCCCGAACCCCTGACCGATCCTGCGCTCGACCCGGCGCGCGCGCCGAGCCTTGCGGGGGTCGAACGCGCGGCGGCGAAAGTCGCTGCATTGCTGCCGCCGACCCCGCTGCTGCCGCTCGACATCGATGGGGTGACGGTCTGGTGCAAGGCCGAGTGCCTGCAGCCCGTCGGCGCGTTCAAGATCCGCGGCGCCTGGCATCGCCTGTCCGACCTGACCGCCGAACAGGCGGCGGCCGGAGTGGTCGGGGTATCGAGCGGCAACCACGCGCAGGGCGTCGCCTGGGCAGCGAAAAGGCTGGGGATCAGGGCGACGATTGTGATGCCGGGCAACGCGCCCGCGATGAAGCTTGCGGCGACGCGCGCGCTGGGGGCCGAGGTCGTGCTCTACGACCGCGTGACCGAATCGCGCGATGCCGTGGCGGCGAAGCTGCTCGCCGAGCGCGGCGGCACGCTGGTCCATGCCTATGGCGATCCGTGGATCATCGAGGGGCAGGGGACGGCGGGGCTCGAGGCGGAAGGACAGTTGAGGGCGCGCGGGTTCGCCGGGTTCGACAAGGTCGTCGCTTGCTGCGGCGGTGGCGGGCTGACCGCCGGGCTGGCGCTCGCGCTCCCCGATGCCGAGATCGTGGCGGTCGAGCCCGAGGGTTGGGACGATGTGACGCGTTCGCTGGCGGCGGGCGAGATCATGTCGGTCGAGGACATGGCCCATCCGACCGAATGCGACGCGCTCCAGACCCCCGAAACCTGGCCGATCAACTTCGCGGTGCTGCAGGCGCGCGGCGTGCGCGGCGCGGTGGTGACGCGCGAGGAAGTGCGCCATGCGATGCGCGTCGCATTCGAGAAACTGCACCTCGTCGTCGAGCCCGGCGGGGCGGCGGCGCTCGCGGCGCTGCTCGCGGGCAAGGTCGCGCCCGGTGCGGCGACGCTCGTCACCCTGTCGGGCGGCAATGTCGACCCGCAGAAATATGCGGAGATCCTGGCCGGATACTAA
- the hemA gene encoding 5-aminolevulinate synthase, giving the protein MNYNDIFARAIDRLHEEGRYRVFIDILRNKGAFPNARCFAGHNGPKPITVWCSNDYLAMGQHPKVVEAMEEALHDVGAGSGGTRNIGGNTHYHIDLEHELADLHGKEGALLFTSGYISNEATLGTLGKLLPNCIIYSDELNHASMIAGIRNSGCEKRVWRHNDLEHLEEMLAADDPSAAKLIAFESVYSMDGDIAPIHAICDLADKYNALTYCDEVHAVGMYGPRGGGISDRDEAASRITIIEGTLGKAFGVMGGYIAADKNVIDVIRSYAPGFIFTTSLSPVLVAGVLAAVRHLKASSVERDAQQAAAAYLKQSFRDAGLPVMDSTTHIVPLMVGDPVRAKKISDILLAEYGVYVQPINFPTVPRGTERLRFTPGPAHDEAMMRELTEALVEIWDRLELRKAA; this is encoded by the coding sequence GTGAACTATAACGATATTTTCGCACGCGCGATTGACCGGCTGCACGAAGAAGGACGCTACCGCGTCTTCATCGATATCCTTCGCAACAAGGGCGCCTTCCCCAATGCGCGCTGCTTCGCCGGCCACAACGGACCGAAGCCGATCACCGTCTGGTGCTCGAACGACTATCTGGCGATGGGCCAGCACCCCAAGGTCGTCGAAGCGATGGAAGAGGCGCTGCACGACGTCGGCGCCGGGTCGGGCGGCACCCGCAACATCGGCGGCAACACCCACTATCACATCGACCTCGAGCATGAACTTGCCGACCTGCACGGCAAGGAAGGCGCGCTGCTCTTCACCTCGGGCTATATCTCGAACGAGGCGACGCTGGGCACGCTCGGCAAGCTGCTGCCGAACTGCATCATCTATTCGGACGAACTCAACCACGCCTCGATGATCGCGGGAATCCGCAATTCGGGATGCGAAAAGCGCGTGTGGCGCCACAACGACCTTGAACATCTCGAGGAAATGCTCGCCGCCGACGATCCCTCCGCGGCCAAGCTGATCGCGTTCGAAAGCGTCTATTCGATGGACGGCGACATCGCGCCGATCCATGCGATCTGCGACCTTGCCGACAAATATAACGCGCTGACCTATTGCGACGAAGTCCATGCCGTCGGCATGTACGGTCCGCGCGGCGGCGGCATCAGCGATCGCGACGAGGCCGCGAGCCGGATCACGATCATCGAGGGCACGCTGGGCAAGGCGTTCGGCGTGATGGGCGGCTACATCGCCGCCGACAAGAATGTCATCGACGTGATCCGCAGCTATGCGCCGGGCTTCATCTTCACGACCAGCCTGTCGCCGGTGCTCGTCGCGGGCGTGCTCGCCGCGGTGCGTCACCTCAAGGCTTCGAGCGTCGAGCGCGATGCACAGCAGGCCGCCGCCGCCTACCTCAAGCAGAGCTTCCGCGACGCGGGGCTGCCGGTGATGGATTCGACCACGCACATCGTGCCGCTGATGGTCGGCGACCCGGTACGCGCAAAGAAGATCAGCGACATATTGCTCGCCGAATATGGCGTCTATGTGCAGCCGATCAATTTCCCGACCGTGCCGCGCGGCACCGAACGCCTGCGCTTCACGCCGGGCCCGGCGCACGACGAAGCGATGATGCGCGAGCTGACCGAGGCGCTGGTCGAGATCTGGGACCGCCTCGAGCTGCGCAAGGCGGCGTGA
- a CDS encoding nitroreductase family protein — MKTFDDVVVGRRSIRGFLDKPVPKELVAEVIAVAMRAPSSFNNQCWNFSVVTGEPLAAIRRGNTEGILAGKPDSREFRRFDGIADDHRARQIEIAKQLFGAMGITRDDKDARQDWVLRGFRQFDAPVSIVITYDRVLLGSDIAPFDCGAVTNALVNAAWSRGLGCVINSQGIMQSPVVREHARIPDDQVIMICVAMGWPDAEFPANAVVSNRKSVEEAVRFIGFEA; from the coding sequence GTGAAGACATTTGACGACGTCGTCGTGGGCCGCCGTTCGATCCGCGGCTTCCTCGACAAGCCGGTGCCGAAGGAACTGGTCGCCGAGGTGATCGCGGTCGCGATGCGCGCGCCATCGTCGTTCAACAACCAGTGCTGGAACTTCTCGGTCGTGACCGGAGAGCCGCTCGCCGCGATCCGCCGCGGCAACACCGAAGGCATCCTTGCGGGCAAGCCCGACAGCCGCGAGTTCCGCCGCTTCGACGGCATCGCCGACGACCATCGCGCGCGCCAGATCGAGATTGCCAAGCAATTGTTCGGCGCGATGGGGATCACGCGCGATGACAAGGACGCGCGGCAGGACTGGGTGCTGCGCGGTTTCCGCCAGTTCGACGCGCCGGTCAGCATCGTCATCACCTATGACCGCGTGCTGCTGGGCAGCGATATCGCGCCCTTCGACTGCGGCGCCGTCACAAATGCGCTGGTCAACGCCGCCTGGTCGCGCGGGCTCGGCTGCGTGATCAACAGCCAGGGCATCATGCAGTCGCCGGTGGTGCGCGAACATGCGCGCATCCCCGACGATCAGGTGATCATGATCTGTGTCGCGATGGGCTGGCCCGACGCGGAATTTCCGGCCAACGCCGTGGTGTCCAACCGCAAGAGTGTTGAAGAGGCCGTGCGGTTCATCGGTTTTGAAGCTTGA
- a CDS encoding DUF695 domain-containing protein yields MNETGIFPTDDWVMARGTGPNGPVLARYRSGVPTSADRALFSNLVIIRWQYADENAGTFPDDETLDRMAEFENIVLDAADHERDWASGVAVLTENGMREWRFYTPDTAEFMDNLNRVLAGTQPFPLDFQAFDDPEWLALTELQQAPRGNDREDI; encoded by the coding sequence GTGAACGAAACCGGCATTTTCCCGACGGACGATTGGGTGATGGCGAGGGGGACGGGTCCGAACGGACCCGTTCTGGCGCGTTATCGAAGCGGAGTGCCGACCAGCGCGGATCGCGCGCTATTTTCGAATCTGGTCATCATTCGCTGGCAATATGCCGACGAGAATGCCGGCACCTTTCCCGACGACGAGACACTCGACCGGATGGCCGAGTTCGAGAACATCGTCCTCGATGCCGCGGACCACGAGAGAGACTGGGCCTCCGGCGTTGCCGTCCTGACCGAAAACGGCATGCGCGAATGGCGTTTCTATACGCCCGATACCGCGGAGTTCATGGACAACCTCAACAGGGTTCTGGCCGGAACGCAGCCCTTCCCGCTCGATTTCCAGGCGTTCGACGACCCCGAATGGCTGGCGCTCACCGAACTTCAACAGGCACCTCGCGGGAACGATCGTGAAGACATTTGA